A region from the Vicia villosa cultivar HV-30 ecotype Madison, WI linkage group LG3, Vvil1.0, whole genome shotgun sequence genome encodes:
- the LOC131662020 gene encoding histone H3.2 — protein sequence MARTKQTARKSTGGKAPRKQLATKAARKSAPATGGVKKPHRFRPGTVALREIRKYQKSTELLIRKLPFQRLVREIAQDFKTDLRFQSSAVSALQEAAEAYLVGLFEDTNLCAIHAKRVTIMPKDIQLARRIRGERA from the coding sequence ATGGCTCGTACAAAGCAAACAGCACGCAAATCCACCGGCGGCAAGGCTCCCCGGAAGCAACTCGCAACAAAGGCCGCTAGGAAATCTGCTCCGGCAACCGGCGGAGTGAAGAAGCCACACAGATTCAGGCCAGGAACAGTAGCTTTGAGAGAGATCCGTAAGTACCAAAAGAGTACCGAGCTTCTGATCCGAAAACTTCCTTTCCAGCGTCTCGTTCGTGAAATCGCTCAGGATTTCAAGACGGATCTAAGGTTTCAGAGCAGTGCTGTTTCGGCTCTTCAGGAAGCTGCAGAGGCTTACTTGGTTGGACTATTTGAAGACACAAATCTTTGCGCTATTCATGCTAAGAGGGTCACCATCATGCCTAAGGACATTCAGCTTGCTAGGAGAATCAGAGGCGAGAGGGCTTAG